The Cherax quadricarinatus isolate ZL_2023a chromosome 76, ASM3850222v1, whole genome shotgun sequence genomic sequence CTGCAAAATTTAGTCCAGTGCTCACACGTTAATTAAATTCAGTACAGCGCCTCCCTCTGTGGCGTCACTCCACTGGCTGTTCTGCATCCCCCTCACtcaaaatttctcgaagggtccaaatagcattacattttaatacacaattataaTCATTTATATATTCTACATTTTGGAAATAAGTAAAAAATTTCCACAAAAGTGTCACATTAGCTACACATTTCCTTTTACTTaatatattgttggtaattctaccattctTACTACCTCTGTATGGCCTTAGTGCTATGATAATATAAGCTAACAACTAGGCTCACTTTCAAAACTTATGGAAAAAGATTTCTCCACATTAATGTTACTTTGTTATGTTTTAAccaaataataaattatatgtaCATACAGGAACCTTAACCTttctgtgaatttttttttttcaacaagttggctgcctcccaccgaggcagggtgacccaaaaagaaggaaaatccacaaaaagaaaatactttcatcattcaacactttacctcactcataatcactgtctttgcagaggcactcagatatgacagtttagaagtccctccaaactgtcaatatcccaaaccccaccTTTATTATTATGAGCAAATCACCTGCACGAGACTTACAGGCTAttaccagatgcctttgctgttaatttcaccttgtatatataaatatttattcttcctcagaatccgtagagtgcatgaatacagatcgatcgatcaattccatcccatattgtacaatgatttgttcttatagtttgtaatgcattacgttaaaactgattacgttaacacccattacgtaaaactcattttaatatccattatgataccatccattagttctaagttacatatgaatttgttattgtatagaatcagcccagaaccacctgcctgttcagtctatagcatagtagtgtatgtcgggacgacatacgtaacataaccgagctgtcagcatagttgctgatccccttatatgtgttgtatagcgtatcatagtaccatccatgtgctttatatagaagatccctaggccgagtgactgtatgacatcacgggatacagcatgagtcagtgagacaagctgcctccctctcagttgacgcataggcatagaagaaggcggaacacggcaggctgggctccctccatctcccattaccacagtctgacaatatagcgttaccatccaacaagtgagtttaccttatccatcaatctcctaccgaaccccacacgacaaaggtaagtgggacttagtggCAGTAGGTCACTGAACTGTCACTCCTTCAACTGCCAACTTTTTCAtcactcacaaaaagctagacctgacattaaattaataattataatattaacaccagctactctggtaattaaAGTTGTGTGGACTGTATAGGATTAGGTTTGTTGGCTACacagaatataattattatacataaattattagtgttattagaaAGGAAATTCTTATTAACTTTTCATTTAATTACTAGAAGACaatgctgatggaacacaccGTAACTATACCCTAACAGCTGGGATTTACGATGGTCACatgtaattcttgaggtcccgtaaatcaataaataacaaaaaaggcacaataccgtgactggtccaagtcggaccgaaacgtcgtcgtaagcttctctcttttatgtgcgggttatttgtgtattgtcccgTAAATCTCCCGTCCCAATTCTCCAGCAGGAAACATTAGCAcaggttcctattacaaattcattCTGAAACACCTCAATTTGGCCTCGGAAGACGCCGAATTATTAACAGAATTTCCCATGACAACTTGTGCTCACcctgtacactctgtaatcattatttaactacatgtaaaccacacactaaccaaattctgtaaactcagcattgtaatccttatagagaataaactttgaatttgaatttgaattataaATGGCCTCTCCCTCCCCGGCGTCACTCAGCagcacttctaccccccccccccctactgGAAATTTTTtgaagggtccaaatagcatcacattttaatacacaattattatattattaatttataTGTTCCACATTttggaaattatgtaaaaaaaatccacacttgtaaaaccctgtgaaaGAAAGAGCGAGTGACTTACTGTCTATCAACTACATGAGGCTTCAGGAACTCCAGCTGGGTGGCCCACGGCCACTTCTTATACTTCTTAGCAGTTTTTCCTGTTGTCTTCTCTGTTCTGAGGAACTTGACGTAAGAATCTCGAAGGTTTTTCCATTTGGCCTTTGCTGCTTCTCCTGAAATTCAATTACAATGTATGATGAGGGGTAACTCTCAAAACAGTTTAAAAATAAGCATGATTAttaccatattattattacattcatagggAAGCCCTAAACCTCActtggagaatgggaggcaatcaaattCGATTCAGGGAaggattattattaatataattaaaaccaagtgctaaacccacaagggtcaatccaaggaaagggaggttaTCCCAGCTTTCTTGACtgattataattatgggggagcgctaaacccgtaggattatacagcacgtgggggatggaaggtattcaggttcaattcagggaaccgaagcacagatccaactccctagatcaagagccctcaccagcatcaaggaacctcccttgaggggccttgaAGGATAAGATAAAAGATTTGTTCCGATATTTTTTCTTTTAgcccgggggagggttagcctcccaggataacccaagaaagtgagggacagcaggtgttaggaaacatgcccaacgtttccatccGTGCCAGGGATTGAACAACGGACACTTAGTGTGAGTGCgttgccaaccaagccacgggTCAACGCCACCGCGACCCGGTTCtcggccaggcctctcggtggattagagcttgatcaaccaggctgttactgctgatcacaagcaacacaacttaAAAACGACAGTCCGGCTGATCGGGCAATGACGTTAAGTAGCTTAAGGCCTAACTGTATTAAACCTTtcctgtatataataataataataataataataataataataatgagacctACTGGAAagttatggtgataccgacagtaGATAACACAAAATTAGACTACTtttaaataaaatgtataaaggattcaatggatttaagttagacaaatttagatttagaaaggatacaaaAGACTAGTGGTTGGGTTGTCATTGAATGGAAcaactcccgagtagcgtcacTGCGGCAAAAGCTTTGCGTGGCTTAAAAAAATAggttaataagtttatttaggtacaggtacacataagtataagttctgtcaagcaccttaactactgggaacgcttggaagcacttgacttgtactcgttggaacgcaggagggagagatatatcataatctacacttggaaaatcttggaaggaatggtcccaaatctgcacacagaaatcactccctacgaaagtaaaagactgggcaggcgatgcaaaatgccgccaataaaaagtaggggcgccattggtacacaaagagaaaacaccataagtgtccggggcccaaaactgttcaacagcctcccatcaagcattaggggaattgccaataaacccctggctgccttcaagagagagctggacagatacctaaagtcagtgccggatcagccgggctgtggctcgtacgtcggactgcgtgcggccagcagtaacagcctagttgatcaggccctgatccatcgggaggcctggtcatggaccgggccgcgggggcgttgatccccggaataacctccaggtaagtacaattaccatacctagtaacatatgtgtaaattatccaggataacccccaaaaaaactcaaagtgacttatttccactggggtccttgagaTTGAAcggtacatgagtgtgtgtgtgaattaggcctgcctagtatgggccagtaggcctggttCAATGCTCCTGCTTTCTTACGCTcttataagaatggaggaacactgcagcaggcgtaCTGGCCCATAATTGGCAAGTCTTTCTCGAATTCAACGGGTCTTACAATTTATAAAAAATGGGATACGCAGTACGTATTTTGGACAGCTTATGTATTTTCTGTTATATTTTAGTTTTAAGCCTAACATGTATGTACTTACCATTTTCTAGTCCAACCTGCTGAGCTATGTTCTTCCACACATTAATCTTTCTTATACTATCTTTGTAACCTTTATTATTCACATCATAGAGAATTTCGTTGCTTCTTACAATATCAATTAACCTTTCCATTTCGAGCTGTTGATTCATGCCTGTAACAGACACGTAAACAGACGTGTGACAGGCGTGTAACAGACACGTAACAGATGTGTGAGATGCGTGTATCAGACGTGTATTCACAGAACACCAAATAGCCTGGGTGACGAGGCTCTGCCCGCTACGGCAGCCCGCACGCAACTGTTTGCCCGCGCGGGAGGTCCGCTCCACGCCAAGGTGGCCCGCGCCCTCTGTCCTTGTCATCTCAACAGCAAAAAATGTGGTTGATCCCGCGGACGttcgcgtgtgtgcgtgtgggcgttggcgtgcgtgtgcgtgtgggtgttcGCGTGTATGCGTACGGCTGTTTATTTGTGTGTCCATGCTGGCGTTTGGTTGCGTGCTGGTGTACGCGggtttgcgtgtgtactcacctgtttgtggttgtatgggtagtcacagctcctgacagGTGTTTAAGTACTCATTCATGCTTGCAGAGGtgaagtcacagctcctggtcccgcttcttAAACTCTCACCATTTTGCTgtccagatcattccacttccttaccactctgaggctgaaaaaatatttcctgacatccatGTGATTTATTTGTTTTTTAACTTCACACTGTACTCTCGTGTACCAGTTTTCCGCCTTTCGAACAGCCTATCCCTATCTCCTTCATCAGTTTCTCTTAGTATttttacgtcgttatcatgtctcacctgTCCTGGCCTTTAATGACATCAGACTTATCTCTTTTAGTTTCTCCTcacagctctgggactagtttcgttgtaaacctttgtacctTTTCCAGTTTTTTGACATGcatgatcaggtgtgggttccacaatggtgctgcatactcaaagaACGGTGCGTGAacctgtgtgtgtacgtgtatccGTACGTATGTCCATAAGGGTGTACGTGTGCCCATGCTAATTAATGATCTAAACCTGCGTCCAGCCATTtctaatttaatttaataataatattattattattattattattattattattattattattattcacgagGAAGCGCTCCACCCGTAGGGGGGTCACTCATCTCCTAGAAGAATAAGAGGTAATCCGGTTTGAAGGGGAGGCTAGATCCAACTccatggatcaagaacccttcaccagcaacaagggaCCCCCCAACTTGAAAGGAAGTATCTCCCAGTGTGTTTTGTTTCTAAGAGGCCAACGCCTttgatgctgaagggctcttgatccaagtactGTAGCAAACCTCCCCTCTCTTGAGAATAAAACTGATTGCCTACCTTTCCAAAGGGGCTTCATAATCCTGATGGGCTTAGCGCTTTTCTGAGTATAAATTATAATGATAGcaataattaataacaataataataataaataataataataataataataataataatataataataataaaacttatACATGtgatacactgagatatacattctTTGATGTATACACACTActgacctcagtgtatatacacacaaagCGGTAAGTTAATTGGGTTTCAAGAagatcgactacacgagggtcattaaagctgtaTGTCACCTCTACATCACCAGTCCAGTACACTTTAATTTCTACAGCTGTGATTAAAGCAAACTCTAAgcttatatacactgaaagacatacacctcacgaCGCATATATTCTCTGTTAAGCAAGATACTTAGCTCTCCCCATAACACTCCCCAGAGTATATAACAACGTACTGTATCAGTTAtattcaataccgacaagatgatgtaTATATTTGTACTGTCTTCATATTATACCATGTAATGATAatgctactggatggcgaaatgtctacaagtaaagatacccatatgttgcacgtgtgtttaatTCATTATATACAACGTGTACTCCTGATGGATGAGACAGTGAACCTAAGACTGAGTTCAGGAGTCATACAGGCGAAGCCTGTGAAGATCTGGGCTCACATATTTGTTTGTGTGGGGTGGAGTGAGTCGAATGAGTTAGTTTATCTCAGCTTCCTTTTACTATATTCCTCCTGCTTTCCTCACACATCTGCTTTAACTAAATATATATCAGAACTGTAAATGTGTGGAATAGACTGCCAATTAGAGGGAAGTAGTTTTGGTAGCCATAATAACCTGGACGGGAACACAAgtgggtgtggttgggtgtgaattggacttctccattattgttattataatcaagggggaagcgctaaacccggaggattatacagcgcctgggggggatgtggaaggcattcaggcttaattcggggaactggagcacagatccaattccctctaaatcaagagccccccaccaacatcaaggaaccttccttgaggggctggaCTTCCCTTGACCAATACGCTTGCTTCAGCATATTCAGTGTAAACAATTAGTAACAAGGCTTTTTGTAGATTAATTCAGGTGATTCAACGTATATCTCTTCAGCTCTTTCAGATTTGCGCTTAAAAAATGTTAACAAACACATCTTTCATCAAATTTAACCTCCACTGTTATGTACTAATTTCAATATACAACTTTATTTCCTTCACAAAATTCCCAGGTTCACCACATCTTGTTTTCACCATATATCTCTTGCTTTTATCACCTCTTTTGTTGCATATTTACACACCTGCGTTCTGTTTTACCGAACATGTTTTTCCTGAATAATCATTACGGGtctaatgattttttttatactactcCTAATAATAATACCTTTACTAGTGTCACTAGCATTATTATTCTCATAGAGTTTTAATATTATTACACCAGTCTGTTATACATTGATGGATTCGtttggaagcgctaaacccgtagtagTCATACTGCACCTAGAGAATGGGAAGGAATCAGGTTTGACCCCAGAACTAGCAGGGTAGCTCCAACTGCTTGGATGAAGATCATGCAcatcaatacacctccttccacCCTTCAAGGGACCAGTTGACCCATTGACTGActacaggagggtcattaagtcCTCATTCCATCTAAACACAAACATCAAAAGTACTTTAGTATTAAAGACACGGATTAGAGAAAATTcttagtgtatattcactgagatatacacatacATCTCTGTGCATATACCTTCCATCACCACttgtataatactttcaaattAATCGAATTGGAGTCTCAAACTATGGTTCGACAAAAAACACGGTGATTACGCGAGGCAGGTTATAACATCTGCTGTATTCGTCAAAAAACATTTTGCTGTACTGGGAAATTACCCAATGAGTGTCTAAGTGAATTCTTGAGATAGATGTCAGAAATTGAGTAAATGGAAGCTCAAAAAGATAGTCCTGTTATTAGATTACGATTATATTAGAGTATTTTAGATTCACCGAGAGTCAGTCGAAGGTTCGAACTGATCGAATCGCATGTTAAAAGATCTTGAGGGGATCAGGTTGGGTGGGAAGAGGTAGTGCGGCATCAGCTTTGTTCCTTGACGGCTTCTATAGATTCCTTGGTTTTTGGCCCTTGTGGTTGTGCTCGTTTCAATCATGCCGAGAGTGAAAGTCCTGGACAACGGAAGCCCTCGTCGTAAGGAAGAGTGGGTGCTGAAGACGTTTCAGTGCGCTACTGGGGTGTTCTTCAGACAATGCAAATGGACGAACTTCGGATGGATTTTCGTTTTACCCAGCGTTGAGGATGTTCTACAAGTTATGCAGCCTCTCGTGAGGGCTAAATTGTGTTCATTTGGGTTGCAGGTCGTAAAGACTGCGCAGTACCGCGCTGACTGTACCCTCATCTGTTACAGCATGTTCGGTACCCTTGACTCGAGTAGTATCAAGGACATGGCTGCCGAAATCGTAGCCTGCAACAACGGCGTCAATGTATCAAGCGTCAAGTGGAGGTGCCCTACTTCCATCTGGGTAGAGTTTAATTCACCTGAGGAGGCTGACAAAATCCTGAACTCCCCAGGGGGCATACAGTTGGCCTTTGGTAAGAGATTTTCTCAACTACGGAGGAAAGAGTACAGAAAAGTTCCACAGTGTTCGCGTTGCTTTTCCTTCCAGCACACTGTGAAGGGATGTACACGGATACAAAGGTTCTGTTACATATGCGGCAGGAAGAAGCACCTGTCTAGCAGGTGTCAGAACAGGCATGCTCCGCACTGCATAAACTGTTCTGGAGAACACATAGCCCTCTCCTTCCAGTGCCCCGTCAGACtacagagggagagagaactggAAGAGGCAGAGGTGTCCGAAGCAGAGAGCAGTGATAGTGCGCTGGAAGAACTGGAATCTTCTGATGGCGAGAAGAGTGAAGACGCAGACCTTGAAGGGAACCACTTCAACGGTCTGCGATGTGTCTGGCCCTGTATCGACAATGGACAACACAGGGAGGGTGCGGGCACCCCGCAGGAAACTCTAAGACCAAATAGACCTTTGAGTTTCGTGAAAGTGCTAGAAACTAGGTCCCCAACCCGGCCGCCCGCCCCTACAGAGTCCCCAAACCAGCCAAACGTCTCAAATGGACTGGATTTTCTCGAGAAGTCTCAAAGTCTGGCAGACGTACCTGAGGGATCTTCAGGCCGGGCAAGTGTTCTTGAGAGAACCCCTCTACCACTACCGTGGTCGTCTACGCAGGCTCATTCGCGTGAGCGTACCTCTCCTCTTTCAGCTGATTCAGGTAGCAAACTAACTAGCATGAAAGTAAATTCGTCTCCGGATTCGTCCGAAACTATCCAGCTTACCTGGTCACCTTGCAGAGCTGACATCAGTGTGGGGTCGACCAGTGAATCTGACCTGCTTCTCGACTCTCCATGTTGGGCACTTGATCCTGTAATTGGTACGCCTTATAAACATACTGATTTATATCTGGGTTCATCCAATCATGCGTCCGATTCTGAAGTTCTATCACCCAGTGAGACGCTAGATTTGGCATCAAAATCCCCCTTCAGAACTTTTGATCCCACACCCGGGTCGTTCTGTAAGAAGTTTGATCCGGTTCCGGGGATATCTAGTCAGAACTTTAGTCGCACTCCTGGGTCGGCTCGTCGTTGCAACTCCACCTCTGATGCTTCACAACGTCAACCGTTGAACCCCATTGCAGCAGTGGCGAAGCAAATTTGTTCTCCTGCATCAGTCGGTAGAGCGTTAAATATTTTTCCAGCATCGAGTACATTTTCTAATAGTCTCTTATCCCTTGCCCAGAGGACTTTTCCATGGCTGGCCACCGCTAACCTGGAAGCTTCTGGGTACCTCACGGAAACCCACCAAGGATTGCCAGAAGGCTTCATAAGACAAATAAACCCCTTCTGGAGTTTTGCTGATTTTTTCCCGGAGTTCACACGTGACATAGGTGAAGTGTTAGAAGTCTTAGAAATGCTACAAGAGTGTGAACACTGCTCGAGTGCTACTACAAGCGCTCGACATAAGTGTGGTGGGTCACCATAACCTGAAGGCTATAAAAATCCCTGacattgtttttttttatgtacaGATTTATACTATAACTTTTTATTAAGCTTGTGACTTGGATTTTTAAAAATCTTCAAAATAGGTTTCATTCTGTAGCTTAGGAACTTTTGTGAAAACCAAGTTTGCCTGCAATTTTTATCTTCTCTAACAGACTTTTTACTAGGATACTAAGAAGTGCTCTAGGTATTCCTGCAAACAAATTGTAGACTTCAGGAATTTTGTATTACGGACATGACAAATACATTTAGTACAGCTTTTAAGAATTTATCTTATTTTCCTACCCACCAGTCACATTAATTGAAAAGTTTTGTTGGTGTCTTGATGcaggtaaagggctcttgatcctagtaGGATCTAACTTTGTTTCCTAATCGCCGTGCGCTGTacgacccctacgagtttagcgcatcCATATGTAAATAGTTTGAGAATGATcatccttgatgccggtgaggggagGCTCTTGATTTACTAGCTGTCTTTAATATTTCTCGTCCCTTTTCTAATTTGATTGTCGCCCATTTCCTAtaagctgtatgacccctacggataTAGCTTCTCCCTGAATACAGTGCATCTGCAGGGTTCATAAGGATTCGAGAAATGGTAGGTTATGTTTGGTTtcaagggaggggagggtagctcAGATTCCCTGGATGAAGGCACGCTAGAGTAGCGAGTGACGTCATGGGTGGGGCGTGACCAAGTGTTCATGTAGCAagttaggtaaggtctgtcaggaaacaagaagggtttcctgacgcgggtcccttcgagggaggttccttgacgctggtgagggttcccttgatctagggaactggatctgtgctccagttccctgaattaagcctgaataccttccacatcctccctcccacaggcgctgtataatcttagaggtttagcgcttcccccttgattataataatcctgacgcgggtcttagtctgatgacccaccactggaggtTTGGGTCATCTGAGAGctcttctgctggcttacccctccacccctttaaaaattactgGTTATTGTAACCATTTTTGATCGTTTATGGTCATTAGTATAGCAGGATTTTCTCTGCTaggtgctaaacccatgtgggtcaccataaggagtcttgaagactatcTTCAGTCCTCTAAACTAACCTAGCTGCACTCGCCCAGTGGTTTATAGGGTCTAAAATGTATTAATCTAGGGTTAATAACACTAAACTTAAGTATTCTTGccgaggttacctggaggttattccggggatcaacgcccccgcggcccggtccatgaccaggcctcccgatggatcagggcctgatcaactaggctgttactgctggccgcacgcagtccaacgtacgagccacagcccggctgatccggcactgactttaggtatctgtccagctctctcttgaaggcagccaggggtttattggcaattcccctaatgcttgatgggaggctgttgaacagttttgggccccggacacttatggtgttttctcttagtgtaccaatggcgcccctactttttattgggcattttgcatcgcctgcccagtcttttactttcgtagggagtgttttctgtgtgcagatttgggaccattccttccaagattttccaagtgtagattatgatatatctctccctcctgcgttccaacgtcTTGATGCAGGTGAATAGCTCTTGATCCAAACAATTAGAGCTGCCCTACTTTGGATCATTTGTGATTGCCTGCCAGAGCTGCACGAAActcgtagttgtggtggtggttgttggtagttgaggtgtgtgtggggagggggacgAGAAAAATGTCACTCGTCCTGTCTAACTTATCTAATCGCAAAACAATGCACGTCATATCTTGGCGTCGCCACCTCTCTCCCCCCTGAGTCTAGAATGTTCGACTCGAGCGTCTAAGGATCCAGATTATTACAcgatgcccctcaaggaaggttcctttatgttggtgaggggctcttgatttagggaattggatctgtgctccagttccccgaattaagcctgaatgccttccacatccccccccaggcgctgtataatcctccgggtttagcgcttccccttgattataataataataataataatattacacgaTGTTCTTCACAATTCATCACCACatttctcagagtatatacagtatGTGAATCTTGAGACGGGAAAAAACCGACGTAGAAGAAAGCAAGAAAGAAGGGTTGGGTTATATTTTtcggtgaggggctctttatccagagaattgaatctgtgctccagtttcctgaattaagcctgaataccttccatcccctctctcccacaggcgctgtataatcctacgggcttagcgcttctcaAGATTATAATATCAATAAAAGGTACCAGTACAAAGGGAAGGTCAATGAAAACTGAATATCCAGATAGCAagtgtatgtcagaaagaacttagCCAGGTATAATATGAACTCTTAGTTAATGTGGACAAGCACGAACAGCCTCTTTGAACAGAAACCTGGCTGCGACAAGCACATCGAAACTCCTTGCGGTGAATAACGCGCACGGATTTAGCCCttcatataatttttattaaagaaGATACAAAGTTTCAAGTGAAATCAACGTAACATTCACAAGTTTCCAAAGTGGTCAGGCCActtaacctttcttacctctcttcctgtctactcaatcattttttaattttaccCTAGGAATTCTTCATTGGTGAAGACTTAAATGTTACAAAGGGGCTATTAACTACGTCAGTCAACTGAAGACTTAGAGACAGGGCCAAGAGCTGGGGCTCAACCCGTGTAAGTACGCACACAAAATCAggatctgtgaatcgacccctgcaaccacaaataggtgagtacaaactaaAGCAACGAAATGGGACATGGTCACAAAATTGATATTTAGAGGCATTAATAAGCAGCAAATAATATATTttgtgaagtgattcagggaaaccggttagccggactagagtcctagaaatgggaggtacaatgcctgcactttaaaggtggggtttgggatattggtagtttggaggttGACTTACTGTCAcacctgagcacctctgcaaaagcagtgactatgtatgagtgaggtgaaagtgtttaattatgaaagtattttctttttggggatttttttttgggtcaccctgcctcggtgggagacgaccgacgtgtttaataataatgataatcgcgCGCACAGCATGGCATAAATGCAGCAACAACAATGAAGGAGAAATAACGAAGTCATATTCAAGAGTGACAGGGAAAGTAATAGACACAAATGAAAGCTGATAATGAAACTGTCTACAAGTTGAGAAGGAATGTC encodes the following:
- the LOC128703564 gene encoding uncharacterized protein → MTRTEGAGHLGVERTSRAGKQLRAGCRSGQSLVTQAIWCSVNTRLIHASHTSVTCLLHACHTSVYVSVTGMNQQLEMERLIDIVRSNEILYDVNNKGYKDSIRKINVWKNIAQQVGLENGEAAKAKWKNLRDSYVKFLRTEKTTGKTAKKYKKWPWATQLEFLKPHVVDRQTENVQESSQAAFKELDDLHHTVAEPQTDILEKIIEPPRKKKPTRNNTSAAVINSADNTLEISQETGSRKLELDATEHLFLSHAKTVKSFSKRRQALVKLKISQLIVEAELEEISEFEGQGLHHSLAPPQAMYDHKNIKIEEHCGMPPGQY